Proteins encoded together in one Borrelia coriaceae window:
- a CDS encoding protelomerase family protein, whose protein sequence is MSLKVSVKKDLEFFRKNLESIYIRYLKYEISYSRLNKNLSVLAEQHKSLLLRKDKFTNLSIILNLSKTRKIIKEYINLAVIEEIRQKNKLLFFWIPKEVKALSNIDIKDLCRIEELMVANNILGQKVYFESFLGLFKSPEWLNNYSHHYKISKINSYRREQISVKINLKTYIEIINILLTQKRDIRLKFYGVLMATGRRPVEILKVSKFYVEDSEHILMKHIAKKKEHNLVHEVVFPTFADSKLIIDSIKEIRYMERTEKLSKEIVSSNLSYSYNRLFRKIFENIFEPEESIYFCRRLYSRFSYLAFAPKNMELNLWITTVLGHEHDDIITAFHYNRYVLENLDDSADIDLLKLIKRRIYIYVRRKTTYSVITMQQLEMLFKESGMMDENYIKTLSVIKDLMTSDGIEELEMIRGLNVRIRKAFKQKYGYNYNYVKLGEYLAVIFGYNV, encoded by the coding sequence ATGTCTTTAAAAGTTAGTGTAAAAAAAGATCTTGAGTTTTTTAGAAAAAACTTGGAATCAATATATATTAGATATTTGAAATACGAGATCTCATATTCTAGGTTAAATAAGAACTTGAGTGTTCTTGCTGAACAACATAAAAGTCTCCTCTTAAGGAAAGATAAATTTACTAACCTTTCAATTATATTGAATCTTTCTAAAACTCGTAAAATAATAAAGGAATATATCAATCTTGCAGTGATTGAGGAGATAAGGCAGAAAAATAAGCTTTTGTTTTTTTGGATTCCTAAAGAGGTTAAGGCTTTGTCCAATATAGATATAAAAGATCTATGTAGAATCGAAGAATTGATGGTTGCTAATAATATTTTAGGTCAAAAAGTATATTTTGAGTCTTTCCTAGGTTTGTTTAAAAGCCCGGAATGGTTAAATAATTATTCACATCATTATAAGATTTCAAAAATTAATAGTTATAGAAGAGAGCAGATATCGGTTAAGATCAATTTAAAAACTTATATTGAGATAATCAATATTTTATTGACTCAAAAAAGAGATATTAGGTTGAAGTTTTATGGAGTGTTAATGGCAACAGGACGACGTCCTGTTGAAATACTGAAAGTATCTAAATTTTATGTTGAAGATAGTGAACATATTTTAATGAAACATATTGCAAAGAAGAAAGAGCATAATTTAGTTCATGAAGTTGTTTTTCCTACTTTTGCTGATTCTAAATTGATTATTGATTCAATAAAGGAGATAAGGTATATGGAAAGGACAGAAAAACTTTCAAAAGAAATTGTATCTTCAAATCTTTCTTATAGTTATAATAGATTGTTTCGTAAGATCTTTGAAAATATATTTGAACCTGAAGAGTCAATTTATTTTTGTAGAAGACTTTATAGTAGATTTTCTTATCTTGCATTTGCTCCAAAAAATATGGAGCTAAATTTGTGGATAACCACGGTTTTGGGACATGAACATGATGATATAATAACGGCTTTTCATTATAATCGTTATGTCTTAGAAAATTTGGATGATAGTGCTGATATTGATTTGTTGAAATTGATTAAAAGACGAATATATATCTATGTTAGGAGAAAAACTACATATTCTGTTATTACCATGCAACAATTGGAGATGTTGTTCAAGGAGAGTGGTATGATGGATGAGAATTATATAAAGACTTTGTCTGTGATTAAAGATTTGATGACATCAGATGGTATAGAAGAGTTGGAAATGATACGGGGTCTTAATGTTAGAATTCGTAAGGCTTTCAAGCAAAAATATGGTTATAATTATAACTATGTCAAACTTGGTGAGTATCTGGCCGTAATTTTTGGATATAATGTTTAA
- a CDS encoding acylphosphatase, whose amino-acid sequence MYKYQYLISGKVQGVGFRFFIEQISNKISIKGFVKNLDDGRVEIIAFFNNKEQIELFENTLKKGNSYSKIEKIEKKLLDNKSPFDFKNFRAYY is encoded by the coding sequence ATGTATAAATACCAATACCTCATTTCTGGGAAAGTACAGGGTGTGGGATTCAGGTTCTTTATAGAACAAATCTCAAATAAAATATCAATCAAAGGCTTTGTTAAGAATCTAGATGATGGAAGAGTCGAAATAATAGCCTTCTTCAACAATAAAGAACAAATTGAATTATTTGAAAACACTCTAAAAAAAGGCAACAGTTACTCAAAAATTGAAAAAATTGAAAAAAAACTTTTAGATAACAAATCTCCCTTTGATTTCAAGAACTTCCGCGCTTACTACTAA